TGTTACTTGCTACTGCTGTTGTGCAAAAGTCGATGAAGAGTTCTGTTGTACTCCTATAAAACATTCCATTCATTCCAGCTGTGCGATGGAAATCAGCATTGTGATCTCCAGGATGGTCTTTTTGGCTGTTGGTACAGACGGCTCCACAGAAAGGACACTGCTCCCAGCAGCACCTGCAGAAGTGTTTGATTAGAATCTCATCAGGTCTTTCTCTGAACTTCTCCATGGTGAAGTCAGAAATCTTACTGAGGCTTTTCTTTAGCTCTTCAACAACAGCCAAGAGTTCTTTCTTTATAACATCCACAAGAACATCATAGTCAACGCAATCCTTATACTCTTCATTGCATAAGTGAACTCTAGTATCTCCTAACTCATCTGCAAGGCTGTTGGAAAAACATTCCAGCCACTGATTTGCATCACCATTGACATGTTTGACTTCATCTGTTGCTATTTTTACAGCACTTATGATGCTTCTCTGTTTGTTGTCAATGTATGTTTTAATGGCAGAAACTGCTTGAGGGTTTTCAGCTGCCATGAACTCTTTAACTCTGGCCTTGATGAAATCTTCAAAGTGAGCCCTAGGATTGTACATGTATGTTAAGTAGTTTTCAAACTTCTCATCCTTATTTCCCTCCTGCTCTGCCAAAGACTTCAGAATGTGTTTTTCCAGATCAGCTCTGTTCCCATTAAATGGTGGCTTCCCTCTCATCTGTCCACACAAAAATTTAGTGATCATGTTGTAGACACTCTGCAGAATCGCTTCTTTCACTTTACTGCAAACCTGGTCTCCAAGTATAGCTGCTGATGTTGCTCCCTCCCAGTATTTCTGAAAGATGTTGAAATACTCAGCCCTTTTCTTTTCAAAGTAAATAAGTGGATCATTTGCTTCTTTGAATTTTTTGTGCAGCTCTGAGATGCGTTTTGCTGACTGGTCACACACATAAAGTGAGAGATCTACATAGAAATCTTGGTTAAAGACAGAGGCATCATCAAATAAGTTTAGACTTTTCTTGAATTGTGCTTCAAATTCATGCACCTGTGTTTTGACATCGTCTGCAATGGATTGAATGTAATGTGAACTGAATCCCTGTGCTGAGAATGGAAATGACTCCACCTTTCTTTTGGTTTGTTCAGTGACCTTAATAATTAGATCACGTATTGATTTGTTTATCTCTGGTGTAAGAGAATTTCCAgaccaaaatataaataatctttTCAATATGCTCTTGTTAGTTGGGACATAGCTGGTGTAATCACTGACCCtttcaattattttatattctgaaGAACGCTTTCGATTTGAAACCAAGTCATGTCTGTAGACCTCTCCCAGAACTTCAGTTATGTCCTTTGAGATGTTAACATCTTCGATTTTTGGAGCATGTTCAGCTAATTCAGAGACCCATTTTCCCCACATAGAATCAAATTCTACTTTTGCATGTATTTCCTTGTTATGCTTCCTTTTAAGTTTTAAAGCGAGCTCTTTGCTCTTTTCAAAGAGTGTCTTCTCGTGGTTCACACGTTGCTTATCAAGGTTTTGTCtaatgcttttctgctgaaTGCTGTCATCCACTTTTCTCTTTGCTTCCTCTATTAGATCATCATGGAGGTGCTGGATTTGTGTCTCAAATTTGCATTTCCACTGAATCATTATTTCCTTTTCGTTGTCTTCTTCAAAATATCGGTTGAATGCATTTTGGACATTCTGTAGAGTTCCTGTCATTTCTCTTACAAGGTCTCGCCTCTGAACTGTTTCTACGATTCCACTGGCTACTCTATTAAGCATTTTCTCTTCTATAGTCATCATGGCACTCCTCAGACTCCAGGTCCATTTCCCATACTCCTGCTCCAGTTTCCTGTACACTGATATCTCTTGTGCATTCTTAAAACTAAACACAAAATTTTCATCCAGTAGAGCATTCCACAGGTCTTTCACACGTTTTTGAAACTGTGATAATTTCAGGCCATTTGTAGTTGATGCACGGGAAAGGATATCTCTCTTTAGTTCCTGAATATTCGCGCTGTAGCATGGGTTTGGTGGTGCCATGGGTGGAGAACCCTCCCAGAGCTGTGCAAAGTACTTCACATCACTCTCTACATCAAATGCAATTACATCAGTGAAATTTTCTGCACAGTAGTCTGCATCTTTAGCTGCTACTTTAGTCATTTTATCCAGTGTTTCCTGCAAATGTCTCCTTCCATCCATGATTTTCTCTCTAGCTGCAATATCAGAAACATTCTGATGCACAAACATGCAACTGGGGTTTAATCTGACCTGCTTCATCCTCAGGAATGCGTGAACAACAATTTGCAGTATTTCCTGCATTTCATTGGGGTTCTCTCCATAGATGTTAATCAGAGTCACATTTCCTAATCCTACCACAAATGTGGAAAGTTCATTGTCATGATGGATGATGTTTCCAGACATCTCTAAAGATCGGAGACCTTCAGTATCAACCATCAATATGTAGTCAAACTTCAGGTCTTCCTTCCTGTCCTCAGAAACTCTAACCAGCTTCATAAAGGCTCCTCTGGTGCATCTGCCTGCACTGACTGCAAACTGGAGCCCAAACATGGCATTCAGCATGGTAGATTTCCCAGAGCTCTGAATTCCCaaaacagacaacacaaaaaCTCTCTGATCTCCCAGTATCTTGATGACTTCATCTAAAACATCTGTAACCCAGGTTAGAGGAACATAATCTGTATCACCATCCATCAGCTCCATTGGCTGCCCAGATATCATGAGTTTAGCAGCAAGTTCAGGCAGGTAAGACCAGTTTCCAAGCTCTTTCCTGGTCATGCTCTTTTCTTCTGAGACTGAGGCTTCATAAATCTGACCCATCTCTCTCAGTATGTGCTCCAAGCCAAAGTTGGCAGCATTCAgttcttttgatattttttctaaGTTTGATTGTTCAGCCTTCAGTTTGTCCGGATTTGCTTGTCCTTCagctttgtcatgtttttttttcaaggccAACACATCTGTCCATTTTTGGTGATATTCTTGTCGGATGGTAGAGAGTTTCTCTGAAGTGAACTCATCCAGGCAAATTCCAGTCCAGCTCAAGAAATACATTCTCTCATTGACTGACAGTGATATTAAACATCCAACAAATAACTCCATGAATTCACTGAAGCCATGTTCCTTCTGTTTCCGTCTTATTTCcttcatttcagttttcttgTTGCTGAGCTCTGTTTCTATGTCGGTACTTTGAAGTCGCCGTAAGCTTTTGCTCTTCTCGCACCAGTCATGCCACAGTTTTCCCTGGCAGGGCAGATATTTCTCTTTTACTGTCAGTGGATCTTTTCCATATAGAACACGCATTGTATTTTGTGCAGCTTCCTTTCCTCTCCGACAGGCCTCATTGTTCTCATCCACACTGAGCTTTGAGTAGTTGGTCATTTTTTTAAGGTTGAAGGTCACAGATGTTTGTAAGAAACAGTTCTTGATCATATCTCTGAGTAGACCAGACACATTAGGAtcacttctgttttttattcCCAGGCTGTATTTTCCTTTTTGAAATTCACACATAGGATCTTCATTatcatcttcttcatcagtTAGAACAATGAGAGGTGTCAGTGAGTCATAAAGATCCTGTACAATTCtcatattattatcattatcatcatcaaacTTAGGCAACAGTATAACATTTACAGAGGCCATGGTAGTAAGTATCTCTCTTTGAGTTACAGCTCTGCTGGAATCACCATGAAGATTACAGAAAGCAACGCATTCAGTGAAATGATCAGAGCTTTTCCCAGATGGACAGTACCAGGCGATCTCCACCACTCCTTCCATCGGTAGACGGTTTTTGCTGCTGCCTGGACAGTTtctgtggaaaaatgtgttgtGCTTTTCATTAATCAGGTTGTTGATCAGCTGAGACTTGGATGAGGAAACAGACCCAAGCCTGAAGAATGCCACCATTGAAGTTTCTGCTTTGTAAACAGGCACAGTCTTGCTGATGATTTTTCCTGAAGCATCAGTCGACTTCCAGCTCTtgttgattttatgcattgaccAGAGAGGAAATTCAATTTTCCTGCTAAAGGGATTGGGTACCAGCAGAGGGATCGCATACTGACACTGTGCCAGTTTAGTCACCATGATTTGTCTAAGAAAATCATCTGCACAAAGGAACACTGCCATCTGAACATCCATTGGGTTAATCTGGGTCTGTGTTCTTTTGgtatttacagtacattttttaaaatttttaaaatcagcaaAACTACCTTTTCTTGATATGGACTTTTTTGGTGGAGGCTTATTTGTGACAGAGATGTGTCTTGCTGTGTAATCTCCAGTGAGCAGACGTTGCATGAAAGCATGAACCAGTTCATTCTCTCTACTAGGCTCTTGTACTGTGATTTTAGATATTTCAAGAAAGTATCCGCTGGTAAGTTTGTCTTCATATTTATTCCCAAGGCCAAGTCTACACAACAGCTCCTCAACTAAGTTTGATTCTGCCTGCTGAAAAATCatacaaaataatgcaatatattGTCATTTGAAACtatattcaatttatttgaATAGTGTTTTTCTCTGAATGCTTATTTCACTGAAATTATATGAACATTTATACAACCTGAGAATGGACATCTGTTTGTGTTTCGGTGCTGTTTGCCATTTTGTTGCTTCTTGGTTCATTCCAGTTAATGTCTGGGAACAACAAGGTATAAAAATGTAAGTGTTATTTGCAGTGAAAAGTTATACTATTTTTGCAATAATTTACTGGCAACTCGAGATAAAAATGTGCTTAATCAAAAGttaatactgtaaaaataattacaataatatacACTGCATTGGCATAATCACTTGACTGCCTGCACTGAATTGcgtaaagcactgaatggtctcacacCACAGGACCTGAGCTaacttctggtcttttatgatctgc
The sequence above is a segment of the Pangasianodon hypophthalmus isolate fPanHyp1 chromosome 12, fPanHyp1.pri, whole genome shotgun sequence genome. Coding sequences within it:
- the LOC128319658 gene encoding interferon-induced very large GTPase 1-like isoform X2, whose protein sequence is MANSTETQTDVHSQQAESNLVEELLCRLGLGNKYEDKLTSGYFLEISKITVQEPSRENELVHAFMQRLLTGDYTARHISVTNKPPPKKSISRKGSFADFKNFKKCTVNTKRTQTQINPMDVQMAVFLCADDFLRQIMVTKLAQCQYAIPLLVPNPFSRKIEFPLWSMHKINKSWKSTDASGKIISKTVPVYKAETSMVAFFRLGSVSSSKSQLINNLINEKHNTFFHRNCPGSSKNRLPMEGVVEIAWYCPSGKSSDHFTECVAFCNLHGDSSRAVTQREILTTMASVNVILLPKFDDDNDNNMRIVQDLYDSLTPLIVLTDEEDDNEDPMCEFQKGKYSLGIKNRSDPNVSGLLRDMIKNCFLQTSVTFNLKKMTNYSKLSVDENNEACRRGKEAAQNTMRVLYGKDPLTVKEKYLPCQGKLWHDWCEKSKSLRRLQSTDIETELSNKKTEMKEIRRKQKEHGFSEFMELFVGCLISLSVNERMYFLSWTGICLDEFTSEKLSTIRQEYHQKWTDVLALKKKHDKAEGQANPDKLKAEQSNLEKISKELNAANFGLEHILREMGQIYEASVSEEKSMTRKELGNWSYLPELAAKLMISGQPMELMDGDTDYVPLTWVTDVLDEVIKILGDQRVFVLSVLGIQSSGKSTMLNAMFGLQFAVSAGRCTRGAFMKLVRVSEDRKEDLKFDYILMVDTEGLRSLEMSGNIIHHDNELSTFVVGLGNVTLINIYGENPNEMQEILQIVVHAFLRMKQVRLNPSCMFVHQNVSDIAAREKIMDGRRHLQETLDKMTKVAAKDADYCAENFTDVIAFDVESDVKYFAQLWEGSPPMAPPNPCYSANIQELKRDILSRASTTNGLKLSQFQKRVKDLWNALLDENFVFSFKNAQEISVYRKLEQEYGKWTWSLRSAMMTIEEKMLNRVASGIVETVQRRDLVREMTGTLQNVQNAFNRYFEEDNEKEIMIQWKCKFETQIQHLHDDLIEEAKRKVDDSIQQKSIRQNLDKQRVNHEKTLFEKSKELALKLKRKHNKEIHAKVEFDSMWGKWVSELAEHAPKIEDVNISKDITEVLGEVYRHDLVSNRKRSSEYKIIERVSDYTSYVPTNKSILKRLFIFWSGNSLTPEINKSIRDLIIKVTEQTKRKVESFPFSAQGFSSHYIQSIADDVKTQVHEFEAQFKKSLNLFDDASVFNQDFYVDLSLYVCDQSAKRISELHKKFKEANDPLIYFEKKRAEYFNIFQKYWEGATSAAILGDQVCSKVKEAILQSVYNMITKFLCGQMRGKPPFNGNRADLEKHILKSLAEQEGNKDEKFENYLTYMYNPRAHFEDFIKARVKEFMAAENPQAVSAIKTYIDNKQRSIISAVKIATDEVKHVNGDANQWLECFSNSLADELGDTRVHLCNEEYKDCVDYDVLVDVIKKELLAVVEELKKSLSKISDFTMEKFRERPDEILIKHFCRCCWEQCPFCGAVCTNSQKDHPGDHNADFHRTAGMNGMFYRSTTELFIDFCTTAVASNKFFYPSSKSRFCHPFKQYRKAGGKYEKWGISTDLSELAYWKWFVCEFQKNLEKHHKKIFCGKGQIPANWKTYSQSDAVKSLGIY
- the LOC128319658 gene encoding interferon-induced very large GTPase 1-like isoform X1; amino-acid sequence: MANSTETQTDVHSQAESNLVEELLCRLGLGNKYEDKLTSGYFLEISKITVQEPSRENELVHAFMQRLLTGDYTARHISVTNKPPPKKSISRKGSFADFKNFKKCTVNTKRTQTQINPMDVQMAVFLCADDFLRQIMVTKLAQCQYAIPLLVPNPFSRKIEFPLWSMHKINKSWKSTDASGKIISKTVPVYKAETSMVAFFRLGSVSSSKSQLINNLINEKHNTFFHRNCPGSSKNRLPMEGVVEIAWYCPSGKSSDHFTECVAFCNLHGDSSRAVTQREILTTMASVNVILLPKFDDDNDNNMRIVQDLYDSLTPLIVLTDEEDDNEDPMCEFQKGKYSLGIKNRSDPNVSGLLRDMIKNCFLQTSVTFNLKKMTNYSKLSVDENNEACRRGKEAAQNTMRVLYGKDPLTVKEKYLPCQGKLWHDWCEKSKSLRRLQSTDIETELSNKKTEMKEIRRKQKEHGFSEFMELFVGCLISLSVNERMYFLSWTGICLDEFTSEKLSTIRQEYHQKWTDVLALKKKHDKAEGQANPDKLKAEQSNLEKISKELNAANFGLEHILREMGQIYEASVSEEKSMTRKELGNWSYLPELAAKLMISGQPMELMDGDTDYVPLTWVTDVLDEVIKILGDQRVFVLSVLGIQSSGKSTMLNAMFGLQFAVSAGRCTRGAFMKLVRVSEDRKEDLKFDYILMVDTEGLRSLEMSGNIIHHDNELSTFVVGLGNVTLINIYGENPNEMQEILQIVVHAFLRMKQVRLNPSCMFVHQNVSDIAAREKIMDGRRHLQETLDKMTKVAAKDADYCAENFTDVIAFDVESDVKYFAQLWEGSPPMAPPNPCYSANIQELKRDILSRASTTNGLKLSQFQKRVKDLWNALLDENFVFSFKNAQEISVYRKLEQEYGKWTWSLRSAMMTIEEKMLNRVASGIVETVQRRDLVREMTGTLQNVQNAFNRYFEEDNEKEIMIQWKCKFETQIQHLHDDLIEEAKRKVDDSIQQKSIRQNLDKQRVNHEKTLFEKSKELALKLKRKHNKEIHAKVEFDSMWGKWVSELAEHAPKIEDVNISKDITEVLGEVYRHDLVSNRKRSSEYKIIERVSDYTSYVPTNKSILKRLFIFWSGNSLTPEINKSIRDLIIKVTEQTKRKVESFPFSAQGFSSHYIQSIADDVKTQVHEFEAQFKKSLNLFDDASVFNQDFYVDLSLYVCDQSAKRISELHKKFKEANDPLIYFEKKRAEYFNIFQKYWEGATSAAILGDQVCSKVKEAILQSVYNMITKFLCGQMRGKPPFNGNRADLEKHILKSLAEQEGNKDEKFENYLTYMYNPRAHFEDFIKARVKEFMAAENPQAVSAIKTYIDNKQRSIISAVKIATDEVKHVNGDANQWLECFSNSLADELGDTRVHLCNEEYKDCVDYDVLVDVIKKELLAVVEELKKSLSKISDFTMEKFRERPDEILIKHFCRCCWEQCPFCGAVCTNSQKDHPGDHNADFHRTAGMNGMFYRSTTELFIDFCTTAVASNKFFYPSSKSRFCHPFKQYRKAGGKYEKWGISTDLSELAYWKWFVCEFQKNLEKHHKKIFCGKGQIPANWKTYSQSDAVKSLGIY